The nucleotide window TTCACTGTCGAACGCCTACAGAGCCACGTATTCCCCCGACGACAACAAGCTGCGGCTCTACAGCGACTCCCGCCTCGACGCCGAGACCTACCAGCGCGTCCGTGCGGCCGGGTTCCGGTACGCGCCGAAGCAGGAGCTGTTCTTCGCGCCCGGCTGGCACCCGTACCGCGAGGACCTGCTGCTGGAGCTGTGCGGCGAGATCGAGGACGCAGACACGACGCTGGTGGAACGCGCCGAGCAGCGCGCCGAGCGGTTCGGCGAGTTCAGCGACCGGCGCGCGGAGGCGGCGGAAAGCGCGCGTGCCGGGGTCAAGGCCATCGCCGACTGCATCCCGTTCGGCCAGCCGATCCTGGTCGGCCACCACAGCGAGGGGCGCGCCCGCAGGGACGCCGCGCGGATCCACAACGGGATGGGCCGCGCGGTCCGCCTGTGGGACCAGTCGGCGTACTGGCAGGAGCGCGCTCGGGCCGCGCTCCTCCACGCCCGGTACAAGGAGTTGCCGGCCGTGCGTGCGCGGCGCATCCGCGGCCTGGAGGCCGACCGCCGCGGCCACGTGCGCGACCGAGAGCAGGCGGAGCATTTCCTGAGCGAGTGGTCCAAGGAGGAGATCACGCTCGACCGTGCCAAGGCGATCGCCAACTTCGACAGCCGCACCTCCTACAAGTTCCCGCTGGACAAGTACCCGCGCGCGCTGCCGGCCAGCCAGTACGAGGGTGCGATGGGGCTCTGGAGCGCCCTCGACGGCGGCGTCATCACGGCCGAGCAGGCCCGTGACCTGGCCGTCGCCACGTGCCACCGCGCGATCGCGTGGGCGGACCGCTGGGTCGGGCACCTGGACAACCGCCTGGCCTACGAGCGCGCCATGCTCGAAGAGCAGGGCGGCATCGCCTCCGACCGGGTCAAGCCCGAGAAGGGCGGCGCATGCCAGTGCTGGGCCTCTCCCGGCCGGGGAGGGGCCGGCTCCGGGTGGTCGACCATCGTGAAAGTGAACCGCGTCTCCGTCACCGTCTACGACAACTGGCGGAACGGCGGAGCGAACTTTACTCGAACGATCCCGTTCGACAAGCTGGGGGCGCTCATGTCCAAGGCCGACGTTGACGCGGCCCGCGCGGACGGCCGCCTGCAGGATACGACCGACGGGGTCGGCTTCTACCTTTGCGCGCCCGAGCCGGAGGTGGTTGACTCGTCGGCACCGACCGAGGCGGAGCACGCGACACGGTCCGCCGACCCGCCCGCGGCGACCGGCGACGAAGCGACGCCGGTGGTGGGGCTGCAAGTCGTCGCTGCCCCGGTTGCGGCCGCGCCCGCCCCCCGTCCGGGCGGCACCGTTCCCACTGTGGCCGACGTCGGGGACGGGCCGCAGCTCCGGCTCCTCGCATAGGGGATGACCGGCATGCACA belongs to Longimicrobium sp. and includes:
- a CDS encoding DUF3560 domain-containing protein — its product is MERAEQRAERFGEFSDRRAEAAESARAGVKAIADCIPFGQPILVGHHSEGRARRDAARIHNGMGRAVRLWDQSAYWQERARAALLHARYKELPAVRARRIRGLEADRRGHVRDREQAEHFLSEWSKEEITLDRAKAIANFDSRTSYKFPLDKYPRALPASQYEGAMGLWSALDGGVITAEQARDLAVATCHRAIAWADRWVGHLDNRLAYERAMLEEQGGIASDRVKPEKGGACQCWASPGRGGAGSGWSTIVKVNRVSVTVYDNWRNGGANFTRTIPFDKLGALMSKADVDAARADGRLQDTTDGVGFYLCAPEPEVVDSSAPTEAEHATRSADPPAATGDEATPVVGLQVVAAPVAAAPAPRPGGTVPTVADVGDGPQLRLLA